DNA from Microvirga ossetica:
AAGGAGGGCGGCATCGAGCCGCTCACACGATATTTCCCGAAGATCCGCAAGGCCTATCTCATCGGCGCAGCGGCCGACGAATTTGCAAAGACGCTCGGCGATGCCGTGCCGCATGTCCATAGCGGCACCCTCGACAAGGCGGTGGCACAGGCGGCGGCGGATGCGCAGGCGCTGGGCAGCGCCGCCGTCGTCCTGCTCTCGCCCGCCTGCGCGTCATACGATCAATTTCCAAATTACGAAGTGCGCGGAAACCATTTCCGCGATCTGGTCCGGGCCTTGCCCGGCATCGAAGCCAAGGGGGCTTGAAGATGGTGTCTCGCGCGGAACGCTCGGCTTTCGGCGATTGGTGGTGGACGGTCGACCGCCTTCTGCTCGCAGGCCTCGCCATCCTCATGCTCGCCGGTCTCGTCTTCCTCATGGCCGGCGGGCCGCCGGTCGCGGAGCGGCTCGGCCTGTCGACCTTCCATTTCGTGAACCGGCAGGTGATGTTCCTCGTCCCGGCTTTGTGCATCATGATCACGGTCTCGTTCCTGTCGCTGCGCCATCTGCGCCGCCTGGCCCTCGGGGTCTATGCGATGGGAATGGTCCTGATCCTGCTGGCGTTTCAATACGGTCCCGAGATCAAGGGCGCGCATCGCTGGATCATGATCGGTCCGCTTGGCCTGCAGCCGTCCGAATTCGTGAAGCCCGCCTTCGTGGTGCTCTCCGCCTGGGCGTTCTCGGAAGGCGCGCGGCGCAGGGACGTGCCGGGCACGCTGCTGGCCTTCCTGCTGTTGCCGGCCACCATCATTCCGCTCATCCTCCAGCCCGATTTCGGCCAGACCATGCTTGTCACCATCGTGTGGTGCGGCCTGTTCTTCGTCGCCGGCCTGCATTGGTTCTGGGTGATGGGTCTCGGCGGCGCCGGGCTTGTGGGCATTGTCGCGGCCTATGAGTTCCTGCCGCACGTGCGCGCCCGCATCGAGCGCTTCCTCGACAAGGAATCCGGCGACACCTTCCAGGTCGATACGGCCATGGAATCATTCTCCCGCGGCGGCTGGCTCGGGCGCGGTCCGGGCGAAGGCTCGGTCAAGCGCATCCTGCCCGACGCACATACCGACTTCATCTTCGCCGTCACGGCCGAGGAGTTCGGCATCGTCGTCTGCATCCTGCTGCTCATCGTCTTCGCCTTTATCGTGCTGCGCGGCCTCAGCCTCGCGCGCCGCAACGAGGACACGTTCTGCCGCCTTGCTGCCACGGGCCTGATCTTCATGTTCGGCCTGCAGGCCTGCATAAACATGATGGTGAACGTGCATCTCATGCCGGCCAAGGGCATGACGCTGCCCTTCATTTCCTATGGCGGCTCGTCGCTGCTTTCGCTCGCCCTCGGCATGGGCTTCCTGATCGCACTGACGCGCCGCCGTCCGCGCGCCGAGATGATGGATCACTTCAATCAGGACGGGGCGCGGGGATGAACGCTCCGCTGATCCTCCTGACCGCCGGCGGCACCGGCGGTCATCTGTTTCCGGCCGAGGCGCTCGCCAATGCGCTCAAGGCATCCGGCGCGAGGGTGGCGCTCGCCACCGACAAGCGCGCCAATGCCTATGCGGGCTCTTTCCCAGCCGACGAGATCGTCGAGATTCCGTCCGCCACGCCCTCCGGCCGCTCGCTGCCGCAGATGGCCAGGGCCTTGCTCATGCTCGGGCAGGGGACGCTCAAGGCGGCTTCCCACATCCGCAGGCTGAAGCCGGCCGTCGTCGTGGGCTTTGGCGGCTATCCCACCGTGCCGCCGGTGTTGGCCGCATCGTTCCTCAAGGTGCCGAGCGTGATCCATGAGGCGAACGGCGTGATGGGACGCGCCAACCGCCTGCTCGCCCGCCGCGCGACCGTGATCGCGACGGGATTTGCCGACATCAAGGGCGTTCCGGCGAACGTGCCGGGCAAGCTCGTCCACACCGGAAACCCGATCCGCCCGGCTGTGCTGGACGCCGCGAAACAGCCCTATGCGAGCCTGGAAACCAATGGAAAGCTTCGTCTCCTCGTGGTCGGCGGAAGTCAGGGCGCCCGGGTGATGAGCGACGTGGTGCCGCCCGCCGTCGAACGGCTGCCGCCGGACCTGCGCGCCCGCCTTGTCGTCACCCAGCAGGCGCGGGGCGAGGATCTGGAGCGGGTCCGCGAGCATTACCGGAAAATGGGTGTGGAATTCGAGGCCGAGCCCTTCTTCAAGGATCTGCCGCAAAGGCTGGCGCAGGCCCATCTGGTCGTTTCCCGTTCGGGCGCCTCGACCGTGGCGGAACTCGCCGTGATCGGCCGCCCCTCGATCCTCGTGCCCCTGCCGGGCTCCCTCGATCAGGACCAGGCCGCCAACGCCAAAACCCTTGGAGACCTTGGCGCTGCCATCGTTTGTCCGCAATCGGACTTCACCCCTGAGCGGCTGGCAAACGAGATTCAGCTCTTTTTTCAAGAGCCTGACCGCTTGACGAGAGCCGCGGCCGCCGCACATAGCGCCAGCATCACGGATGCGGCGGAGCGGCTGGCTCAGGTCGTCCTCGCCCTCATTTCTTCGAACAATAACGGAAAAAACCCATGAAACTGCCGCCGAAGCTTGGTCCCATTCATTTCATCGGCATCGGCGGCATCGGCATGTCGGGCATCGCCGAGGTCATGCACAATCTGGGCTACACGGTGCAGGGCTCCGACGCCGCCGACAACTACAACGTCAAGCGCCTCAACGATAAGGGCATCAAGACCTTCATCGGCCACAAGGCGGAGAACGTGGAGAACGCCGAGATCGTGGTGGTGTCCACCGCCATCAAGCGCGACAACCCGGAGCTGATCGTCGCCCGCGAGAAGCGGCTGCCGGTCGTGCGCCGCGCCGAGATGCTCGCCGAGCTGATGCGCTTCAAGTCCTGCGTCGCGGTGGCGGGCACCCACGGCAAGACCACCACGACATCGCTCGTCGCGACGCTGCTCGACGCGGGCGGCCTCGATCCGACGGTCATCAACGGCGGCATCATCAATGCCTACGGCACCAATGCCCGCATGGGCGACGGCCAGTGGATGGTGGTGGAGGCGGACGAATCCGACGGCACCTTCCTGAAGCTGCCCGCGGATGTCGCCATCGTCACCAATATCGACGCCGAGCATCTCGACCATTTCGGCACCTTCGATGCGATCAAGGATGCCTTCCATTCCTTCATCAACTCGATCCCGTTCTACGGCTTCGCGGTGATGTGCATCGACCACCCGACCGTGCAGGATCTCGTCGGCCGCATCGAGGACAGGCGCATCATCACCTACGGCGAGAACCCGCAGGCGGATGTGCGCATCATGGATGTCGATCCGCGCGGCGGACAGACCAAGTTCCGCGTCATGATCCGCGATCGCCGCCCCGGCTTCCGCCTCGAGCTGGAAGACCTCGTGCTGCCGATGCCGGGCGCGCACAACGCGCTCAATGCCACCGCTGCGATTGCGGTTGCGCATGAGCTCGGCGTCTCGCCCGATGCGATTCGCAAGGCGCTTGCCGGCTTCGGTGGTGTGAAGCGCCGCTTCACCCGCACGGGCGAGTGGAACGGCGTCACGGTGTTCGACGATTACGGCCACCATCCCATCGAGATCGCGGCGGTGCTGAAAGCGGCGCGCGCCTCGACGGACGGGCAGGTCATCGCCGTGGTGCAGCCGCACCGCTATTCTCGCCTCTCGTCCCTGTTCGATCAGTTCTGCACCTGCTTCAACGATGCGGATGCGGTCATCGTCGCGCCGGTCTATGCGGCGGGCGAGCAGCCGATCCCGGGCGCCGACCGTGACGGCCTCGTCTCCGGCCTGAAGGCGCGCGGACACCGCAACGTGATGGCGCTCGAAAAGTCGGAGGATCTCGCCGGCCTCATCAAGGGCATCGCGAAGCCCGGCGACTACGTGATCTGCTTAGGGGCCGGCAACATCACTCAATGGGCCTATGCGCTGCCGGGCGAGCTCGAGCATCTGGGCGAGAAGGCGGCTTGAAAGTGACGAGCCTCAGTACAAGCCCTTCTGTTCCAACCTCAGTCCTCATCCTGAGGAGGATTGCGTCAGCAATCCGTCTCGAAGGAGGATCAAGAGAGCGCTGGATCCTCCTTCGAGACGCCGCTTCGCGGCTCCTCAGGATGAGGGCACAGGGAGTCGGTAGCTTCGCTCCGCAGGTTGTGAGTGAAGGGGCGCATCATGTTTCCTGATATCGTTCCCGACCTGAAGACCGGCATGCCCGAACTGCGCGGCAAGCTGGAGGCGAATGCGCCGACGGCGCCGCTCTCCTGGTTCCGCACGGGTGGACCGGCGCAGGTGCTGTTCACGCCGGCGGACGCGGACGATCTCGCGTATTTTCTGCAGCGCCTCGATCGGCAGGTGCCCGTGCTCGTCGTGGGCTTGGGCTCCAACCTGCTCATCCGCGACGGTGGATGGGAAGGCGTTGTCATTCGGTTAGGCAAGGGCTTCGCCGACGTGTCGGTCGAGCCGGACCATCGCGTGCGCTCCGGCGCCGGCGCGCCCGACGTCAAGGTGGCGCGCGCGGCGGCCGAGGCCGGCATCGCGGGTCTCTCGTTCCTGCGCGGCATTCCCGGCGCCATCGGCGGCGCCCTGCGCATGAATGGCGGCGCCTATGGCGGCGAGACGAAGGACGTGCTCGTCGAGGCCAGGGCCCTCACCCGCACCGGCGAGGCGGTGAGCTTCACCAATGCGCAGATGGGCTTCACCTATCGCCATGCGGGCGTGCCGGACGACGTGATCTTCACCGAGGCCCTGTTCGAAGGCCGTCCCGGCGATCCGGCCGAGATTCTCGCCGAGATGAACGCCATCACCGAGGCGCGCTCCTCGACGCAGCCCGTCAACACCCGCACTGGCGGCTCCACCTTCAAGAACCCGCCGGGCAGGAAGGCCTGGCAGCTGGTCGATGAGGCTGGCTGCCGGGGGCTTCGCATCGGCGATGCGCAGGTGTCCGAGATGCATTGCAACTTCCTGATCAATCACGGCTCCGCCTCCGCCGCCGATATCGAGGGCCTGGGCGAAGAGGTGCGCCGCCGCGTCCGCGAGACGTCCGGCGTCGAGCTCGAATGGGAAATCAAGCGGGTTGGGACCGCCAGAGCATCGGACCCAAAAGTGGACCCACTTTTGGGATAGATCCGATGCTCAAATCGTTAAGCAACGCATCGTTGGACGCGGAAAACCGGTGCCACTTTTCCGCACGATGCGCTGAGGCCTGATCCGAATCACTTAATCATCCCGGTGTCGCCGGGCGCATGACGGGAGAGACCCATGGCGAAGCATGTTGCCATCCTTTATGGCGGCTGGTCGGCGGAGCGCGAGGTGAGCCTGGCTTCGGGCCGGGCATGCTGCAAGGCGCTGGAGGGGCAGGGCTATAAGGTCACCCCCATCGACGTGCAGCCCGATATCGCCACCGTCCTGCAGGCCGTTTCGCCGGATGTGGTGTTCAACGCGCTCCACGGGCGCGTGGGCGAGGACGGAACGATCCAGGGTCTGCTGGAAGTCTTAAGAATCCCCTATACCCATTCCGGCGTCCTCGCCTCGGCGCTCGCCATGCAGAAGGACAAGGCCAAAATCGTCATGGCGGCGGCCGGCGTGCCCGTTCCGCGCGGCATGGTCGTTAACCGTTCGGAGGCGGCGAAAAGCCACGTCCTGCCGGCTCCTTATGTGATCAAGCCGGTCAACGAGGGCTCCTCGGTGGGCGTCATCATCGTGCGCGAGGACCGTTCCCATCCGCCCCAGGAACTGACCCGGGAGGATTGGGCCTACGGCGAGCAAGTCCTTGTGGAATCTTATGTTGCGGGCCGCGAGCTGACCTGCGCGGTCATGGGCGACAGGGCGCTCGGGGTCATCGACATCCAGCCCGCCACCGGGGTCTTCTACGACTACGACGCAAAATATGTGAAGGGGGGCTCCATTCACGTCCTCCCGGCAGAAATTAAACCGAATATTTACCAAAAGGTCCAAGAGTTGGCGTTAACGGCGCATCAAGCGCTCGGCTGTCGGGGAATCAGCCGCGCCG
Protein-coding regions in this window:
- a CDS encoding FtsW/RodA/SpoVE family cell cycle protein; translation: MVSRAERSAFGDWWWTVDRLLLAGLAILMLAGLVFLMAGGPPVAERLGLSTFHFVNRQVMFLVPALCIMITVSFLSLRHLRRLALGVYAMGMVLILLAFQYGPEIKGAHRWIMIGPLGLQPSEFVKPAFVVLSAWAFSEGARRRDVPGTLLAFLLLPATIIPLILQPDFGQTMLVTIVWCGLFFVAGLHWFWVMGLGGAGLVGIVAAYEFLPHVRARIERFLDKESGDTFQVDTAMESFSRGGWLGRGPGEGSVKRILPDAHTDFIFAVTAEEFGIVVCILLLIVFAFIVLRGLSLARRNEDTFCRLAATGLIFMFGLQACINMMVNVHLMPAKGMTLPFISYGGSSLLSLALGMGFLIALTRRRPRAEMMDHFNQDGARG
- the murG gene encoding undecaprenyldiphospho-muramoylpentapeptide beta-N-acetylglucosaminyltransferase → MNAPLILLTAGGTGGHLFPAEALANALKASGARVALATDKRANAYAGSFPADEIVEIPSATPSGRSLPQMARALLMLGQGTLKAASHIRRLKPAVVVGFGGYPTVPPVLAASFLKVPSVIHEANGVMGRANRLLARRATVIATGFADIKGVPANVPGKLVHTGNPIRPAVLDAAKQPYASLETNGKLRLLVVGGSQGARVMSDVVPPAVERLPPDLRARLVVTQQARGEDLERVREHYRKMGVEFEAEPFFKDLPQRLAQAHLVVSRSGASTVAELAVIGRPSILVPLPGSLDQDQAANAKTLGDLGAAIVCPQSDFTPERLANEIQLFFQEPDRLTRAAAAAHSASITDAAERLAQVVLALISSNNNGKNP
- the murC gene encoding UDP-N-acetylmuramate--L-alanine ligase; translated protein: MKLPPKLGPIHFIGIGGIGMSGIAEVMHNLGYTVQGSDAADNYNVKRLNDKGIKTFIGHKAENVENAEIVVVSTAIKRDNPELIVAREKRLPVVRRAEMLAELMRFKSCVAVAGTHGKTTTTSLVATLLDAGGLDPTVINGGIINAYGTNARMGDGQWMVVEADESDGTFLKLPADVAIVTNIDAEHLDHFGTFDAIKDAFHSFINSIPFYGFAVMCIDHPTVQDLVGRIEDRRIITYGENPQADVRIMDVDPRGGQTKFRVMIRDRRPGFRLELEDLVLPMPGAHNALNATAAIAVAHELGVSPDAIRKALAGFGGVKRRFTRTGEWNGVTVFDDYGHHPIEIAAVLKAARASTDGQVIAVVQPHRYSRLSSLFDQFCTCFNDADAVIVAPVYAAGEQPIPGADRDGLVSGLKARGHRNVMALEKSEDLAGLIKGIAKPGDYVICLGAGNITQWAYALPGELEHLGEKAA
- the murB gene encoding UDP-N-acetylmuramate dehydrogenase, yielding MFPDIVPDLKTGMPELRGKLEANAPTAPLSWFRTGGPAQVLFTPADADDLAYFLQRLDRQVPVLVVGLGSNLLIRDGGWEGVVIRLGKGFADVSVEPDHRVRSGAGAPDVKVARAAAEAGIAGLSFLRGIPGAIGGALRMNGGAYGGETKDVLVEARALTRTGEAVSFTNAQMGFTYRHAGVPDDVIFTEALFEGRPGDPAEILAEMNAITEARSSTQPVNTRTGGSTFKNPPGRKAWQLVDEAGCRGLRIGDAQVSEMHCNFLINHGSASAADIEGLGEEVRRRVRETSGVELEWEIKRVGTARASDPKVDPLLG
- a CDS encoding D-alanine--D-alanine ligase, with the translated sequence MAKHVAILYGGWSAEREVSLASGRACCKALEGQGYKVTPIDVQPDIATVLQAVSPDVVFNALHGRVGEDGTIQGLLEVLRIPYTHSGVLASALAMQKDKAKIVMAAAGVPVPRGMVVNRSEAAKSHVLPAPYVIKPVNEGSSVGVIIVREDRSHPPQELTREDWAYGEQVLVESYVAGRELTCAVMGDRALGVIDIQPATGVFYDYDAKYVKGGSIHVLPAEIKPNIYQKVQELALTAHQALGCRGISRADLRYDDTPGGTGELVVLEVNTQPGMTETSLVPELAAHAGYSFGELVQWMVEDATCNR